A stretch of the Mustela nigripes isolate SB6536 chromosome X, MUSNIG.SB6536, whole genome shotgun sequence genome encodes the following:
- the LOC132007439 gene encoding E3 ubiquitin-protein ligase SIAH1A-like gives MKRQCPGALPPGAATCNPPQRLPSLAGTTVPNSDLASLFECPVCFDYVLPPILQCHSGHLVCSTCRPKLSCCPTCRGPLASIRNLAMEKVANSVLFPCKYAATGCALALRHTEKAEHEEMCEFRPYVCPCPGALCKWQGSLEAVMPHLMHQHESITTLQGEDIVFLATDINLPGAVDWVMTQSCFGVHFMLVLEKQEKYNGHQFFAIVQLIGTHKQAENFAYRLELNGHRRRLTWEATPRSIHEGIATAIRNSDCLVFDARMAQLFAENGNLGINVTISMC, from the coding sequence ATGAAGCGCCAGTGCCCGGGGGCCTTACCTCCCGGAGCGGCGACGTGTAACCCGCCCCAGAGGCTGCCCTCCCTGGCCGGCACGACCGTGCCCAACAGCGACTTGGCGAGCCTTTTCGAGTGTCCGGTGTGCTTCGACTATGTGCTGCCCCCCATTCTTCAGTGCCACAGCGGCCACCTCGTGTGCAGCACCTGCCGCCCGAAGCTCAGCTGCTGCCCGACGTGCCGCGGGCCGCTGGCGTCCATTCGCAACCTGGCCATGGAGAAGGTGGCCAACTCCGTGCTGTTCCCGTGCAAGTACGCGGCCACCGGCTGCGCGCTCGCCCTGCGCCACACCGAGAAGGCCGAGCACGAAGAGATGTGCGAGTTCCGCCCGTACGTGTGCCCGTGCCCCGGCGCGCTCTGCAAATGGCAAGGCTCGCTGGAGGCCGTGATGCCGCACCTGATGCACCAGCACGAGTCCATCACCACGCTGCAGGGCGAAGACATCGTGTTCCTGGCGACCGACATTAACCTCCCCGGCGCCGTGGACTGGGTGATGACGCAGTCCTGCTTCGGCGTCCACTTCATGCTCGTCCTGGAGAAACAGGAGAAGTACAACGGGCACCAGTTCTTCGCCATCGTCCAGCTGATCGGAACGCACAAGCAGGCCGAGAACTTCGCCTACCGGCTGGAGCTGAACGGCCACCGGCGCCGGCTGACCTGGGAGGCGACCCCGCGCTCCATTCACGAGGGAATCGCCACCGCCATCAGGAACAGTGACTGCCTCGTCTTCGACGCCCGCATGGCGCAGCTCTTTGCAGAAAACGGCAACCTGGGCATCAACGTGACGATCTCCATGTGTTAA